From a region of the Nonlabens dokdonensis DSW-6 genome:
- a CDS encoding TlpA family protein disulfide reductase, producing MKKLIFLTAFLSFAFAKAQTELPELTLRNIKGKKISVQELSKDKPVVISFWATWCTPCMRELDAINEHYEDKQEEFGFEVVAIATDDARTKQRVKTESMGRSWPYEILLDTKNVLIRSLGNPQIPLTLIVKNNKIVYRHSSFTPGAELELFEEFKKHLD from the coding sequence ATGAAAAAATTAATATTCTTAACAGCTTTTTTGAGTTTCGCTTTCGCGAAAGCGCAAACAGAATTACCAGAATTGACTCTTAGAAACATCAAAGGAAAAAAAATCAGCGTACAAGAATTATCAAAAGATAAACCAGTTGTCATTTCCTTTTGGGCGACATGGTGCACACCTTGTATGAGAGAGTTAGATGCTATTAACGAACATTATGAGGATAAGCAAGAAGAATTTGGCTTTGAAGTAGTTGCTATTGCGACTGATGATGCTCGAACTAAGCAAAGAGTAAAAACAGAATCTATGGGGCGCAGCTGGCCTTATGAAATACTATTAGACACAAAAAATGTACTGATAAGATCTCTTGGAAATCCGCAGATTCCATTGACCTTAATTGTAAAGAACAACAAAATTGTATACCGCCACTCTAGTTTCACTCCAGGCGCAGAACTTGAATTATTTGAAGAATTTAAAAAACACTTGGATTAA
- a CDS encoding Omp28-related outer membrane protein has product MKTANFLKMFALFLAIGITSCTSESTDEDGGNNAGLTLSASKTRVYDFSLITFTVMNGNTDVTSSAVISVDGAPISGNSFNVSGVGTKTATAVFNGENTNSLNIDVINPSFSTKALIEDYTGAWCGWCPRISQGIIDLHNTPGGEDVIAVAVHNGDSMEFPLEAQMRSQFGVNGFPTGILNRNGEWNSASAHAMNLTQPMSLLNSVKPLGLAINSSMSGNSVSATIKVGFDLDTENMKLVAMLLENGKVAAQTNYTNNWGGVSTISNFEHNDILRAAFTDVFGDAIPADQQVGGSEYSVTLSANIPAGTNTTDMDIVAFVVDGSGKVVNVQHAEVGANVDFD; this is encoded by the coding sequence ATGAAAACAGCTAATTTTTTAAAGATGTTTGCCTTATTTCTTGCAATAGGTATCACGTCTTGTACAAGTGAATCTACAGACGAAGATGGAGGTAACAATGCTGGCCTTACGCTGAGTGCTTCAAAAACCAGAGTCTATGATTTTAGTCTTATTACATTCACAGTGATGAATGGAAATACTGATGTAACTAGTAGTGCTGTAATTTCTGTGGATGGCGCTCCTATTTCTGGAAATTCATTCAACGTTTCTGGAGTAGGTACTAAAACTGCTACTGCAGTATTTAATGGAGAAAATACAAATTCTTTAAATATAGATGTAATAAACCCTAGTTTTTCTACTAAGGCGCTGATTGAAGATTATACTGGTGCATGGTGTGGATGGTGTCCACGTATATCTCAAGGTATAATTGATTTGCATAATACACCAGGTGGTGAAGATGTTATTGCGGTTGCTGTACACAACGGTGACTCTATGGAGTTTCCGTTAGAGGCTCAAATGAGATCTCAGTTTGGAGTTAATGGATTTCCAACAGGAATTTTAAATAGAAATGGTGAATGGAATTCAGCATCGGCTCATGCAATGAACTTAACTCAGCCTATGTCTTTATTAAATAGTGTAAAACCTTTAGGTCTTGCAATTAATTCTTCTATGAGTGGAAACTCTGTATCTGCAACGATTAAAGTAGGATTTGATTTAGATACTGAAAATATGAAACTAGTAGCAATGTTACTTGAAAACGGTAAAGTAGCTGCGCAAACTAACTATACAAACAATTGGGGTGGCGTGAGTACTATTTCTAACTTCGAACATAATGATATTTTGAGAGCAGCATTTACGGATGTTTTTGGAGATGCAATTCCTGCAGATCAACAAGTAGGTGGATCAGAGTATTCAGTAACTTTATCTGCTAATATTCCTGCTGGAACTAATACTACTGACATGGATATTGTTGCATTTGTAGTAGACGGAAGTGGTAAAGTGGTAAATGTACAACATGCAGAGGTAGGTGCAAATGTAGACTTTGATTAA
- the pruA gene encoding L-glutamate gamma-semialdehyde dehydrogenase, with protein sequence MGKGFFKVPVAVNEPIKTYAPGTVERDQVLAAYKELWNTDTEVPLYINGKEVKTGDTAPIRPPHDHQHIVGKYHRGGKKEVQEAIETALEARKKWAQMPWEQRAGIFLKAAELVAGPYRARINAATMINQSKTVFQAEIDSACELVDFLRFNVQYMTEIYAEQPESTSGAWNRLEYRPLEGFVYCISPFNFTAIAGNLPSSAALMGNVCVWKPSDHQMLSAQVIVEVFKEAGVPDGVINMVNADPVMMTDEVMSHPDFAGVHFTGSTSVFKGLWTKIGENINTYKTYPKIVGETGGKDFIVAHSSAIPEQVSTAIVRGAFEFQGQKCSAASRAYIPKSMWPQVEKLIRRDVDSFKMGSPEDMSNFITAVIHEGSFDKLAKYIDGAKSDSNADVVIGGNYNKSKGWFVDPTVIVTTDPKYVTMETELFGPVITIYVYEDNEYEEMLHLVDTTSEYALTGAILGQDRYAVTQATQALENCAGNFYINDKCTGAVVGQQPFGGARASGTNDKAGSKLNLLRWVSPRMIKETFVTPTDYRYPFLGE encoded by the coding sequence ATGGGAAAAGGATTTTTCAAAGTTCCAGTTGCTGTAAATGAGCCTATTAAAACATATGCTCCAGGAACTGTAGAAAGAGACCAAGTGCTAGCAGCTTACAAAGAATTGTGGAATACTGACACTGAAGTACCTCTTTACATCAATGGAAAAGAAGTAAAAACTGGAGATACTGCTCCCATAAGACCGCCGCACGATCACCAGCACATAGTGGGAAAATACCATAGAGGTGGCAAAAAAGAAGTACAAGAAGCTATAGAAACTGCATTAGAAGCTCGTAAAAAATGGGCTCAAATGCCTTGGGAACAAAGAGCTGGAATCTTTTTGAAAGCTGCAGAGCTTGTTGCAGGACCTTATCGCGCTCGTATCAACGCCGCAACGATGATTAATCAGTCTAAAACTGTTTTTCAAGCAGAGATCGATTCGGCTTGTGAGCTTGTTGACTTTTTAAGATTCAATGTGCAATACATGACAGAGATTTATGCAGAGCAGCCTGAATCTACATCTGGCGCATGGAATAGACTAGAATACCGCCCGTTAGAAGGTTTTGTATACTGTATATCGCCTTTTAACTTTACCGCTATTGCAGGGAATTTACCTTCTAGTGCCGCATTAATGGGTAATGTATGTGTATGGAAACCTAGTGATCATCAAATGCTGAGCGCACAAGTAATTGTAGAGGTATTTAAAGAAGCTGGTGTACCAGATGGTGTTATTAACATGGTAAATGCAGATCCTGTTATGATGACTGACGAAGTAATGTCTCATCCAGATTTTGCTGGAGTACATTTTACAGGCTCTACATCTGTATTCAAAGGTCTGTGGACTAAAATAGGTGAAAATATAAATACCTATAAAACCTATCCTAAGATTGTAGGAGAAACTGGAGGTAAAGATTTTATCGTCGCTCACAGCAGCGCCATACCAGAGCAAGTTTCTACAGCTATAGTAAGAGGTGCTTTTGAATTTCAAGGTCAAAAATGTAGTGCAGCCTCTCGAGCTTATATACCTAAGAGTATGTGGCCACAAGTTGAAAAATTAATACGTCGTGACGTAGATAGTTTTAAAATGGGCTCTCCGGAGGATATGAGTAACTTTATCACGGCAGTGATTCATGAAGGATCATTTGATAAACTTGCAAAATATATCGATGGTGCAAAAAGCGACTCTAATGCTGATGTTGTTATCGGTGGAAACTACAATAAATCAAAAGGATGGTTTGTAGACCCTACGGTAATCGTTACTACAGATCCTAAATATGTAACTATGGAAACGGAGCTTTTCGGTCCCGTGATTACTATCTATGTATACGAAGATAATGAATATGAAGAAATGCTTCACTTAGTGGATACAACAAGTGAGTACGCCTTAACAGGTGCAATATTAGGTCAAGATCGTTATGCGGTAACTCAAGCTACTCAAGCGCTTGAAAACTGTGCAGGTAACTTCTATATTAATGATAAATGTACTGGCGCAGTGGTAGGTCAACAACCTTTCGGCGGTGCGCGTGCATCAGGAACAAATGATAAAGCAGGTTCTAAATTGAACTTGTTGAGATGGGTTTCACCTCGTATGATTAAAGAAACTTTTGTAACACCTACAGATTACAGATATCCTTTCTTAGGAGAGTAA
- the apaG gene encoding Co2+/Mg2+ efflux protein ApaG has protein sequence MLQQITRGIKITVKTSFEGTFYKNYKMQFAFSYTITIENQSKDSVQLTSRHWRIKDSLSRIEHVDGEGVIGKKPVLKPGDSHTYQSGCLLSSPFGNMSGFYNMVNFATSNQFRVVVPTFNLSAPFALN, from the coding sequence ATGTTACAGCAAATTACTAGAGGCATTAAGATAACTGTTAAAACCAGTTTTGAAGGGACGTTTTATAAAAATTATAAGATGCAATTTGCCTTTAGCTATACCATAACTATAGAAAATCAAAGTAAAGATTCTGTCCAGCTTACCTCGAGACATTGGAGAATTAAAGATAGCCTGAGCCGCATAGAGCACGTAGATGGAGAAGGCGTCATCGGTAAAAAACCTGTTCTTAAACCAGGTGATTCTCATACTTATCAAAGTGGTTGTTTATTATCGTCTCCATTTGGAAATATGAGTGGCTTTTACAATATGGTAAATTTCGCTACTTCAAATCAGTTTAGAGTTGTAGTACCTACCTTTAATTTGAGTGCTCCTTTTGCCTTGAATTGA
- a CDS encoding DUF3667 domain-containing protein — MKPTTRSLIKYRGEECLNCGTPLDIEDKYCHQCGQLNSKKQLALKDFFGEFFSNIFSYDSRIWRTIKHLLFKPGFVSKQFISGKRLSYANPFRFFLSVCIVFFLMIQAQEFVKIFTEDQIEKARNKTSNQDADIDVGNGLMSIKLDDVEKKDQVTDEELEQIENSSIAGKLASDIIRKEQETQKEKDSLNQRKSSKTKKKELKPVSQAKLDSLSTTERFFLQTDYYSDFYGENKIADSSIALEKMEHDNSKYNKAIYDKVILMNKISEDASILTDIILPKLPIFLFLFTPILTLFLWLLYIRRDFTYMEHLIFAFNTLTFVFLSMILLFIIKWITLGYINLTQVFFWFIGPFYFYKALRNFYGQKRLKTIIKFLLVSFIFVIGLMIGTSLLLLVGIALY, encoded by the coding sequence ATGAAACCTACTACCAGATCGCTTATTAAATATAGAGGTGAAGAGTGTCTTAATTGCGGCACTCCACTCGATATAGAAGACAAGTACTGCCATCAATGTGGGCAGCTCAATTCCAAAAAGCAGCTCGCGCTCAAAGATTTTTTTGGCGAGTTTTTTTCTAACATCTTTTCATACGACAGTAGGATCTGGCGTACGATTAAGCATCTTTTATTCAAGCCAGGCTTTGTAAGTAAGCAATTTATAAGTGGTAAGCGCCTAAGTTATGCAAATCCATTTCGATTTTTTCTAAGTGTTTGTATTGTGTTCTTTTTAATGATACAAGCGCAAGAGTTTGTCAAAATATTTACCGAAGATCAAATAGAAAAAGCCCGTAATAAAACGAGTAATCAAGATGCAGATATTGATGTAGGAAATGGTTTGATGTCTATAAAACTTGACGACGTAGAAAAAAAAGACCAAGTTACAGATGAGGAATTAGAACAGATAGAAAACAGCTCCATCGCTGGTAAACTGGCTTCAGATATCATAAGGAAAGAGCAAGAAACTCAAAAGGAAAAAGACAGCCTCAATCAGAGAAAGAGTTCTAAAACAAAAAAGAAAGAACTAAAACCAGTTTCTCAAGCAAAGTTGGATAGTCTCAGCACTACAGAACGGTTTTTCCTCCAAACAGATTATTACTCTGACTTTTACGGCGAGAATAAAATCGCTGATTCTTCTATCGCTTTAGAAAAGATGGAGCATGATAATTCAAAGTACAATAAGGCGATTTATGATAAAGTGATTTTAATGAACAAAATAAGTGAAGACGCCTCTATTCTCACAGATATCATCTTACCTAAACTTCCTATTTTTTTATTTCTATTCACTCCTATTCTGACCTTATTTCTATGGTTGCTTTACATCAGGAGAGATTTCACCTATATGGAGCATTTGATCTTTGCCTTCAACACCTTGACATTTGTATTCTTGAGCATGATCTTATTGTTCATAATAAAATGGATTACCTTAGGCTATATAAATTTAACACAAGTCTTCTTTTGGTTTATAGGACCATTTTATTTCTATAAAGCCTTGCGTAATTTTTATGGGCAAAAACGATTGAAAACGATAATAAAATTTCTATTAGTAAGTTTTATATTTGTAATAGGACTTATGATAGGAACAAGTTTATTACTTTTGGTGGGAATAGCGCTTTATTAG
- a CDS encoding type IX secretion system plug protein, which translates to MLVLASLSRKRNYQTTLRYIYHLLQSYMKSYILLSITVIAGFFYAHSQTMDELVNDPDYIKSVTFNKPPENMLPIFTLGEGFEISFDDVIGDEADYYYQFEHYDYNWKPSQLFKNEFLKGIDDMRIFNYRNSFTTIQPYSHYDLRIPNQFTQGFKVSGNYMIHIYNDDRELVFSRKFMVLDDKAVVGVEIKRARDLQYVNSQQRVQFFVDSGEINFINPNDQLKVAIIQNSDLNTVITDIKPQFNLGNKQVYRYDEKTSFWAGNEFLNFENRDFRSPNVNIDFVRKKDLYEAYLFVDGPRKDLEYTFNPDINGNFLVTTIDNEDNDVQAEYVNIHFALDTQGIQLPPDARVYIMGNYNAFQLHDENEAVFNPKSGKYEAVILLKQGFYNYRYQVIYEDGTQDPGFISGNKWQTENQYSVLAYYRELGGRYDQLIGIGEANSQNITN; encoded by the coding sequence TTGCTGGTTTTGGCATCGCTTTCGCGAAAGCGTAATTATCAAACAACTTTACGTTATATTTATCACCTATTGCAATCTTATATGAAGTCGTATATTTTACTTTCAATTACAGTTATAGCTGGTTTTTTTTATGCCCATTCTCAAACTATGGATGAGCTGGTTAATGATCCTGATTACATAAAATCGGTTACTTTCAACAAACCTCCAGAGAACATGCTCCCTATATTTACTTTAGGTGAAGGATTTGAAATAAGCTTTGATGATGTTATAGGCGACGAGGCTGATTATTATTACCAGTTTGAACACTATGACTACAACTGGAAACCTAGTCAGTTATTCAAAAATGAATTCCTCAAAGGTATTGATGACATGCGCATTTTCAATTACCGCAACTCTTTTACCACGATTCAACCCTACTCACATTATGATCTAAGAATCCCAAATCAATTTACACAAGGATTTAAAGTAAGTGGTAATTACATGATTCATATATATAATGACGATCGAGAACTTGTATTTTCTAGAAAATTCATGGTACTTGACGACAAAGCTGTCGTAGGAGTAGAAATCAAAAGAGCAAGAGATTTACAATATGTTAACTCACAGCAGCGTGTGCAATTCTTTGTAGATTCTGGAGAGATCAACTTTATTAATCCCAACGATCAACTTAAAGTAGCCATTATTCAAAACAGTGATTTAAATACGGTCATTACAGATATAAAGCCTCAATTTAATTTAGGCAACAAGCAAGTATATAGGTATGATGAAAAGACATCCTTCTGGGCAGGAAACGAATTCTTAAATTTTGAGAATCGCGATTTTAGATCACCTAATGTAAACATTGATTTTGTACGCAAGAAAGATTTGTATGAAGCCTATTTATTTGTAGATGGACCTCGCAAAGATTTAGAATACACTTTTAATCCAGATATCAACGGTAACTTTCTAGTCACTACTATTGATAATGAAGATAACGACGTCCAAGCAGAATATGTAAATATTCACTTTGCGCTAGATACACAAGGAATCCAATTACCGCCGGATGCCAGAGTTTACATCATGGGAAATTATAATGCTTTTCAATTACATGATGAAAATGAAGCTGTTTTCAATCCTAAATCTGGTAAGTATGAAGCTGTAATTTTATTAAAGCAAGGATTTTACAACTACCGTTACCAAGTCATTTATGAAGACGGCACGCAAGATCCTGGTTTTATAAGCGGTAATAAATGGCAAACAGAGAATCAATATTCCGTACTTGCTTACTATAGAGAGTTAGGTGGTCGTTATGATCAATTAATAGGAATAGGAGAGGCAAACTCGCAGAATATTACAAATTAG
- a CDS encoding Na(+)-translocating NADH-quinone reductase subunit A, protein MSKDIKIRKGLDLKLKGEASNTIVTASKSSIYAIKPADFHAVVPKLILKEGAAVEAGEPLFYSKYDEKVKFVAPVSGTITEILRGAKRRILEVKITANGTSEAINHGKVDVSNATADQVKSMLLESGCWPFIIQRPYSVIANSEDTPKAIFVSAYATAPLAGDPEVILADKKEAFQAGITALSKLTSGKVHLCVGKGSSLKDISNTDVHTVKGPHPAGNVGVQIHKIDPINMGERVWTVGAEDVATIGNLFLTGEFHAERTVALVGTDAKEADRKYYRTIIGANVSSIIGEVDTNNTRIISGDVLTGDKLENNQFLNFYHNTLTLIPEGNEYALLGWLPFTRNNIPSNAGTSFSKLLGGKREVDTNLNGEDRALVVTGEMEEVMPMDIYPLQLIKACMAGNIERMENLGIYEVAPEDFALIDFTNTSKLEAQEVIRLGLDLMLTEVG, encoded by the coding sequence ATGTCAAAGGACATTAAGATTAGAAAAGGGCTTGATCTTAAGCTCAAAGGAGAAGCTAGCAATACTATTGTAACAGCTTCAAAGTCTTCCATTTATGCTATAAAACCTGCTGATTTTCATGCTGTTGTCCCTAAGTTAATACTTAAGGAAGGAGCGGCTGTTGAAGCTGGTGAACCTCTTTTTTATTCTAAGTACGATGAAAAGGTGAAATTTGTAGCTCCTGTAAGTGGAACGATTACTGAAATTTTACGTGGTGCTAAAAGACGTATCCTAGAGGTGAAAATTACCGCAAACGGTACTTCTGAAGCAATAAATCATGGTAAAGTAGATGTGTCTAATGCTACTGCAGATCAAGTAAAATCAATGTTACTTGAAAGCGGTTGCTGGCCTTTTATTATTCAGCGTCCTTATAGTGTTATCGCAAATTCTGAGGATACACCAAAAGCTATATTTGTTTCAGCTTATGCCACAGCGCCGCTAGCTGGCGATCCTGAAGTGATTCTAGCAGATAAGAAGGAAGCGTTTCAAGCAGGAATTACGGCACTGAGTAAGTTAACCTCTGGTAAAGTTCACCTTTGTGTAGGTAAAGGATCTTCTTTGAAAGATATTAGTAATACAGATGTTCATACTGTAAAAGGACCGCATCCTGCAGGAAATGTCGGTGTTCAAATACACAAAATAGACCCTATTAATATGGGTGAGCGTGTATGGACTGTAGGAGCTGAAGATGTTGCTACAATAGGTAATTTATTTTTAACAGGTGAGTTTCATGCGGAGAGAACCGTTGCGCTTGTTGGGACTGATGCAAAAGAAGCAGATCGTAAATATTATAGAACAATAATAGGTGCAAACGTGAGTAGCATCATAGGCGAGGTAGATACTAATAATACCAGAATTATCTCAGGAGATGTTCTTACAGGTGATAAATTAGAAAACAATCAGTTTTTAAACTTTTATCACAATACACTTACTCTCATACCAGAAGGTAATGAATACGCCTTATTAGGCTGGTTACCGTTTACACGTAACAATATACCTTCTAATGCTGGTACTTCTTTTTCTAAATTATTAGGTGGGAAAAGAGAAGTAGATACAAATTTAAACGGTGAAGACCGCGCACTGGTAGTAACTGGTGAAATGGAAGAAGTAATGCCAATGGATATTTATCCATTACAGCTTATTAAAGCCTGTATGGCAGGAAATATAGAAAGAATGGAAAATCTAGGGATATATGAAGTAGCTCCTGAAGATTTTGCTCTTATTGATTTTACTAATACGTCTAAACTAGAAGCACAAGAAGTGATACGTCTAGGTTTAGATTTAATGTTAACAGAAGTAGGATAG
- the nqrB gene encoding NADH:ubiquinone reductase (Na(+)-transporting) subunit B — protein sequence MKWVRNKLDQARKPFEPGQKFEKFAPAINAFDTFLFTPNHTTKKGAHIRDVVDLKRTMITVVLALIPALLFGMWNTGAQYLYQDMGLANVTDVPFWDAFIEGAILVTPLIIVSYVVGLTIEFIFAIYRGHEVNEGYLVTGLLIPMIFPVDIPLWMLAISVAFAVLIGKEAFGGTGMNILNPALTARAFAFFAYPLYMSGNAIWVHQGSTDTVSGETILGALASGSYDGQVTGYAQNAVAFSGTTGAGQPSALAEASVFDAFMGFIPGSVAETSALMILLGALILIATKVGSWRIIVGGIVGGMIMGGIFNLFGTMGSNYINELVSSGTITMDQIQNDASAVAALGLQGWDATLLELGTNQLINFPFWQHLVVGSILFGIVFMATDPVSAAQTMKGKWIYGILAGFFGIMIRVFNPAYPEGIMLAILLMNVFAPTIDHYVIQANVNKRKKRLSKAKAQLQTA from the coding sequence ATGAAATGGGTTAGAAACAAATTAGACCAAGCGAGAAAGCCGTTTGAACCTGGACAAAAATTTGAAAAATTTGCGCCAGCGATAAATGCTTTCGACACTTTTTTATTTACTCCTAATCACACCACTAAAAAAGGTGCTCACATTAGGGATGTGGTTGATTTAAAGCGTACAATGATTACAGTTGTACTAGCTTTAATTCCAGCATTGTTATTTGGTATGTGGAATACAGGCGCTCAGTATCTGTATCAAGATATGGGACTTGCAAATGTAACTGATGTTCCTTTTTGGGATGCTTTTATTGAAGGTGCGATTTTAGTAACGCCTTTAATTATTGTAAGTTACGTAGTAGGATTAACTATTGAATTTATTTTTGCGATCTACAGAGGTCACGAAGTAAATGAAGGATACTTAGTTACAGGACTTTTGATACCGATGATTTTTCCAGTAGATATTCCATTATGGATGCTTGCAATTTCAGTTGCTTTTGCTGTTTTGATAGGTAAAGAAGCGTTCGGTGGTACTGGAATGAATATTTTGAATCCTGCTCTTACCGCACGTGCATTTGCTTTCTTTGCATATCCATTATATATGTCGGGAAATGCAATATGGGTGCACCAAGGTTCTACAGACACTGTTTCTGGAGAAACTATTTTAGGTGCTCTTGCGAGTGGTAGTTATGATGGCCAAGTTACAGGTTACGCACAAAACGCTGTTGCCTTTTCTGGTACAACTGGTGCAGGGCAACCGTCTGCTCTAGCAGAAGCTTCTGTATTTGATGCATTTATGGGATTCATACCAGGCTCTGTTGCAGAGACTTCTGCTCTAATGATTTTATTAGGAGCACTTATTCTTATTGCCACTAAAGTAGGTAGCTGGAGAATCATAGTAGGTGGAATCGTAGGTGGAATGATTATGGGTGGTATTTTCAATCTTTTTGGAACCATGGGAAGTAATTATATTAATGAATTAGTCTCAAGCGGAACAATCACAATGGATCAGATACAAAATGATGCGAGTGCTGTTGCGGCATTAGGACTACAAGGTTGGGACGCTACTTTGTTAGAATTAGGAACGAATCAATTGATTAATTTCCCTTTTTGGCAGCATTTAGTCGTAGGTAGTATCTTATTTGGAATTGTTTTTATGGCAACGGATCCTGTAAGTGCAGCCCAAACTATGAAAGGAAAGTGGATCTACGGTATTCTTGCTGGATTCTTTGGAATTATGATACGTGTCTTTAATCCTGCATATCCAGAAGGAATCATGTTAGCTATATTATTGATGAACGTATTTGCTCCAACAATAGATCACTATGTTATTCAAGCAAACGTAAATAAACGTAAAAAACGCCTTTCTAAAGCAAAGGCTCAACTTCAAACAGCTTAG
- the nqrC gene encoding NADH:ubiquinone reductase (Na(+)-transporting) subunit C, producing the protein MDRNSNAYTFLFVVLLIAVVASALALTATALQPEQAENVKNEKMQNILGTVGIEVARDSAQIPFDKYIVERIALDSKGQERNDVDAFTVDLKKELKKDVEEQAFPLYVADIEGAKYYIVPLRGKGLWDAIWGYIALKDDVNTIKGAVFDHKAETPGLGAEITQGWFKKRFDDEKIFDGSGNFIGVSVAKGYQGGENKDDNAVDAISGATITGDGVTDMISERLVNYLPYFKNNTNVKVAAN; encoded by the coding sequence ATGGATAGAAATTCAAATGCTTACACGTTTTTATTTGTTGTACTGCTTATCGCAGTAGTGGCAAGTGCTCTTGCATTGACAGCAACAGCTTTGCAACCAGAACAAGCCGAGAATGTAAAGAACGAAAAAATGCAAAATATTCTTGGTACGGTAGGTATCGAGGTTGCAAGAGATAGTGCGCAAATACCATTTGACAAATACATTGTTGAACGTATTGCACTAGATAGTAAAGGTCAAGAGCGTAACGATGTGGACGCTTTTACCGTTGATCTTAAAAAAGAACTAAAGAAAGATGTAGAAGAGCAAGCTTTTCCTCTTTACGTTGCTGACATCGAAGGAGCAAAATATTACATAGTTCCTTTAAGAGGTAAAGGACTTTGGGACGCCATATGGGGTTATATCGCTTTAAAAGATGATGTGAATACTATTAAAGGCGCTGTGTTTGATCATAAAGCAGAAACTCCTGGATTGGGAGCAGAGATTACTCAAGGCTGGTTTAAAAAGAGATTTGATGATGAGAAGATTTTTGATGGATCTGGTAACTTCATCGGTGTTTCTGTAGCAAAAGGATATCAAGGAGGAGAGAATAAAGATGATAATGCTGTAGATGCAATCTCTGGAGCTACTATTACTGGTGATGGAGTTACAGATATGATTTCAGAACGTCTGGTAAACTACCTTCCTTACTTTAAAAATAATACTAACGTAAAAGTGGCGGCTAATTAA
- a CDS encoding NADH:ubiquinone reductase (Na(+)-transporting) subunit D has product MAENKNISKKEDLILFLSDTDEREGLLGKKNRKLLADPFTDNNPITVQVLGICSALAITVQLKPAIVMSIAVMAVMAFSNMIISMLRNLIPSRIRIIVQLVVVAALVILVDQILRAYAYDVSKELSVFVGLIITNCIVMGRLEAFALGNGVYKSFLDGIGNAAGYAFILILVAFFRELLGAGKLLGMEVIPQSFYDAGYVNNGLMLLSPMALITVGIIIWIQRSRNRTLIEQN; this is encoded by the coding sequence ATGGCTGAAAATAAAAATATTAGTAAAAAAGAAGACTTGATTCTTTTCTTGTCGGATACCGATGAGAGAGAAGGTCTTTTAGGAAAGAAGAATAGAAAATTACTTGCAGATCCATTTACAGATAATAACCCTATTACTGTTCAAGTTTTAGGTATTTGTAGTGCTCTTGCAATTACAGTGCAATTGAAACCTGCTATCGTAATGTCCATAGCTGTAATGGCGGTAATGGCATTTTCTAACATGATTATCTCAATGTTGCGTAACTTGATTCCTTCTAGGATTAGAATTATCGTACAATTAGTGGTAGTAGCAGCGTTAGTAATTTTAGTTGATCAAATTCTTAGAGCTTATGCTTATGATGTTTCTAAGGAACTATCTGTTTTTGTAGGATTAATTATTACAAACTGTATTGTTATGGGACGTCTTGAGGCCTTTGCTTTAGGAAATGGCGTTTATAAATCCTTTCTTGATGGAATAGGTAATGCTGCTGGATATGCGTTCATTTTAATACTAGTTGCTTTCTTTAGAGAATTATTAGGTGCTGGTAAATTATTAGGAATGGAAGTTATTCCTCAATCATTCTACGATGCGGGATACGTTAACAATGGTCTAATGTTATTATCGCCTATGGCACTGATTACTGTTGGAATCATTATTTGGATACAACGTAGTCGCAATAGAACTTTAATTGAACAAAATTAA